TCACCAGAGGCGTTTTTCCGGCCTTCAGTCTGGTTGTTGTAGTGGAAATCTTGGCTCTCGTCCTGTTTGGCCGCCTTGACCTCGCGACTCCGATACGTCTCTTTTCTCCTGTAGAGGAATCTGGCGGTTACGGCGAAGACGGTAACGATCACAAAGATGGCGACCGCTATGACACCTGCGGGGCAGAGAGCATTCGCAAACACAGAGACGGTGTTTGGGTTGTGCAGCCCGGACAGACAGAACCGACAACGTCGGAAATCCTTCATCATTTACGGACGGGAACTTATTGATACCGGTTCCATTATCGATTAGAATCCCTCCGTGAAACAGACATTTGACCAGGAAACGTGAAAATCAACGAGCCTCGTCTGAAAATATATTCTCATTTATGAAATAtgaatgtaaatgttaatatgagaccacaaataaattattaactttGCACCTGGAATTCAAGCATTTTCCAGGACTTCAACACCAGTACACCagtgtagttattttttatgtatttctcatctacacttaaaaaaagttttttcatacttcaaACTTGTGACTTAAAGTGATGTTTCAatagttttgcatttaaagcaataaaatatttccttataattttttttacctcttttttatatttcttttacagCTTAAATAGCTACCAATTTGATTAATTGACTGTCAGAATATCGATAGATTACTTGATTACTAGAATAATTGATGATTTTaagtatatatgttttttacacagaattttttcttattacagttttttactctttatataTTTCTATTAGCTTAAGTAGAAAACGGAATgagtttttattcaattaatcaattaattgtcataatatcgATAGATGACTTGAGTCCTAGAATAACTGATGATTTGAAGTATTTATGTGtggaaaaaactgcaaaagaagaaatctcTCTGAGCGCTGAAACTCCACATCATGAGTATAAATGCACTGTAATCGTTTTTGTGGTCAATTAAactttcaaagaaagaaaagagagata
This portion of the Poecilia reticulata strain Guanapo unplaced genomic scaffold, Guppy_female_1.0+MT scaffold_1334, whole genome shotgun sequence genome encodes:
- the LOC103461405 gene encoding contactin-associated protein-like 5; protein product: MKSDSALIGGVIAVAIFVIVTVFAVTARFLYRRKETYRSREVKAAKQDESQDFHYNNQTEGRKNASGENAREFFM